The following coding sequences lie in one Caproicibacterium argilliputei genomic window:
- a CDS encoding DNA gyrase/topoisomerase IV subunit A produces MPKRRKTEHTAPMPKAHGVIEGAGQVVTQPIVSTLEKNYMPYAMSVIMSRAIPEIDGFKPSHRKLLYTMYKMGLLTGARTKSANIVGQTMRLNPHGDAAIYDTMVRLSRGYEALLHPYVDSKGNFGKFYSRDMAWAASRYTEAKLDPICSELFRDIDKDTVDFVDNYDSTMKEPTLLPATFPSVLVNANTGIAVGMASSVCSFNLKEVCETTAARIQHHDHDLLSTLQAPDFPGGGQILYDRRQMEQIYRTGRGSIRVRSRYAYDASANCIDITQIPPSTTVEAIVEKVVDLVKQGKVREISDIRDETGLAGLKITIDLKRGADPHKLMAKLFRLTPLEDTFSCNFNILVRGVPRVMGVGEILDEWTAFRTECVRRRTEFDLQKKMDRLHLLKGLEAILLDMDKAIAIIRKTEEETAVVPNLMVGFGIDEPQAEYVAEIKLRHLNREYILKRTQDITQLQKEIAELNAILDDPKKIKKIIVQELKEVAERYGQPRRSILLYQDELAEVEEALDEVPDYPVNLFFTREGYFKKITPQSLRMSGEQKLKEGDVVTEHLEATNAADLLFFTEHCQVYKAKACDFDDSKASVLGDYVPAKLQMDAEENILQMTVTADYSGFLLFCFENGKAAKVPLAAYETKTNRKKLVNAYCDKSPLVSLLVLPEDTEVVLTSSQGRKLLVNTAEIPPKSTRNTQGVQVMTLRRSAVLQAAAVYHDGDVENPSRYRKKIPAIGALPTAEEMEGEQLKLTE; encoded by the coding sequence ATGCCAAAACGAAGAAAAACAGAACATACGGCACCAATGCCGAAAGCGCACGGCGTGATCGAAGGCGCCGGACAGGTTGTGACACAGCCGATTGTTTCCACCCTGGAAAAAAACTATATGCCTTATGCCATGAGCGTGATTATGAGCCGCGCCATTCCGGAAATCGACGGGTTTAAGCCCAGTCACCGAAAGCTGCTGTACACCATGTACAAAATGGGGCTGCTGACCGGCGCGCGCACGAAAAGCGCCAATATCGTGGGGCAGACCATGCGTCTGAATCCCCACGGCGACGCGGCAATTTACGATACCATGGTACGTCTATCCCGTGGCTATGAGGCACTGTTGCATCCCTATGTGGACAGCAAGGGAAACTTCGGTAAGTTTTACAGTCGTGACATGGCGTGGGCAGCTTCCCGTTACACTGAGGCAAAGCTGGACCCGATCTGCAGCGAACTGTTTCGGGACATTGATAAAGACACCGTCGACTTTGTGGACAACTACGACAGCACCATGAAAGAGCCGACACTTCTGCCGGCGACTTTTCCCAGCGTTCTGGTAAACGCCAACACTGGTATCGCGGTTGGCATGGCCAGCAGCGTTTGTTCCTTTAATTTAAAAGAAGTTTGTGAAACAACCGCCGCGCGGATTCAGCACCACGACCACGACCTGCTTTCCACACTGCAGGCACCGGACTTTCCGGGCGGCGGGCAGATTCTGTATGACCGCCGACAGATGGAGCAGATCTACCGCACCGGGCGCGGCAGTATTCGGGTGCGCAGCCGGTATGCGTATGATGCCTCCGCAAACTGCATTGACATTACGCAGATTCCGCCAAGCACCACGGTCGAAGCGATTGTCGAAAAAGTGGTTGACTTGGTCAAGCAGGGGAAAGTGCGGGAAATTTCCGATATCCGTGATGAAACCGGTTTGGCAGGCTTAAAGATTACCATTGACCTCAAGCGCGGCGCGGATCCGCACAAGCTGATGGCCAAGCTGTTCCGTCTGACACCGCTGGAGGATACCTTTTCCTGCAACTTTAATATTTTGGTGCGCGGCGTGCCGCGCGTCATGGGGGTTGGGGAGATTCTGGACGAGTGGACGGCGTTCCGCACTGAATGTGTGCGCCGCCGCACGGAGTTTGACCTGCAGAAAAAGATGGACCGGCTGCACCTGCTCAAGGGGTTGGAAGCCATTCTGCTGGACATGGATAAAGCCATTGCCATCATCCGCAAAACCGAAGAGGAAACGGCAGTGGTGCCGAACCTGATGGTTGGTTTTGGCATTGATGAGCCGCAAGCGGAATATGTGGCGGAGATTAAGCTGCGCCACCTGAACCGTGAATATATTTTGAAACGTACGCAGGATATCACACAGCTGCAGAAAGAAATTGCCGAGCTGAATGCCATTCTGGACGACCCGAAGAAAATTAAAAAAATCATCGTGCAGGAGCTGAAGGAAGTCGCGGAGCGCTACGGGCAACCGCGCCGCAGTATTCTGCTGTATCAGGATGAGTTAGCAGAAGTTGAAGAAGCATTGGATGAGGTGCCGGACTATCCGGTCAATCTCTTCTTTACGCGTGAAGGGTATTTTAAAAAAATTACGCCGCAGTCGCTGCGCATGAGCGGAGAGCAAAAGCTCAAAGAAGGCGATGTGGTTACGGAGCACCTTGAGGCGACCAATGCCGCTGACCTGCTGTTTTTTACGGAGCACTGCCAGGTTTACAAGGCAAAAGCCTGCGATTTTGACGATTCCAAAGCCAGTGTACTGGGCGATTATGTACCGGCGAAGCTGCAGATGGATGCGGAAGAAAACATTCTGCAGATGACCGTCACGGCAGATTACAGCGGCTTCCTGCTGTTTTGCTTTGAAAACGGCAAGGCAGCCAAAGTTCCGCTTGCCGCTTATGAAACCAAGACAAACCGCAAAAAACTGGTCAATGCCTACTGTGACAAAAGCCCGCTGGTGTCGCTGTTGGTGCTTCCAGAGGACACCGAGGTAGTGCTTACCTCCAGCCAAGGTCGCAAACTGCTGGTAAACACTGCCGAGATTCCGCCGAAGTCCACGCGGAACACACAGGGCGTGCAGGTGATGACGCTGCGGCGCAGTGCGGTGCTGCAGGCTGCGGCGGTTTATCACGACGGCGATGTGGAAAATCCCTCCCGTTATCGCAAGAAGATTCCGGCTATCGGCGCGCTGCCCACAGCAGAGGAAATGGAGGGCGAGCAGCTGAAACTGACGGAGTAG
- the secG gene encoding preprotein translocase subunit SecG: MTVPEIVLGIVLILAALAIIVVVLLQEGHDRDVGVVTGGADTFLSQNSARSIDTFLARWTKIIAIAFFILVIATNIFMFTVSK, from the coding sequence ATGACAGTTCCTGAGATTGTTCTTGGAATCGTTCTGATCCTTGCTGCCTTGGCCATCATTGTGGTTGTCCTTCTGCAGGAAGGCCACGACCGCGATGTGGGTGTCGTCACCGGCGGTGCGGATACATTTCTCAGCCAGAACAGCGCACGTTCTATTGACACGTTTCTGGCTCGGTGGACGAAGATTATTGCCATTGCTTTCTTTATTTTAGTCATTGCTACGAATATTTTTATGTTCACAGTCAGCAAGTAA
- the rnr gene encoding ribonuclease R codes for MVEDIKKGILEALQSAGEDLSSRFLMRKLNIPEKYKNTFYLALNQLRSEKKVSVDSRHLVHLHADNSQRVPAVIISLSRTFAFARPDDGGEDLFLRGADLHGAFLGDSVLLGNIRQGLKGPTCEVMEITEQAGTIINGSIVDEGYGPELHPDAAIRFNIPIEEFTHCGAKIGDKVQTNVHRLPRSSHFAAQVIKTYGPSDCARICADAIIDSNAIRTVFPEEAKEEAKRIGSRAITEADLRGRADFRDWPICTIDSASAKDLDDAISVVRTESGYRLGVHIADVSYYVRPGTALDEEARRRATSVYLPDRVVPMLPEEISNGVCSLNAGTDKLTFSAVMEFDKAGIMTHYEFHKSVISSKVRGVYDEVNAIFGGTASETLLQKYAPVLESLAAARELAGILKENARKAGNFDIDSSESDFVLDENGKCIDVIPRHTGASEQMIEQLMIAANQAAAKLGKEKKLPFVYRVHENPDPDRVDSLKELLVAIGLNPACLAHTADVTTKNFAQVMEQAAGTPKEKVVSHQLLRTMAKARYDTKPLGHFGLALEDYCHFTSPIRRYPDTSIHRIMGAFLAGEPKAEIDRKYAEFAEESAKHSSEREIKAMNTERSADDCYAAEYMAQHLGETYEGIISGVTMRGVFVQLQNTVEGFVPVALFTDKHFEFDGQVSQVDEGTRERLTIGDTLRVVSVAADVSSGRIDFAPAGYELENAKL; via the coding sequence ATGGTCGAAGACATCAAAAAAGGGATACTGGAGGCACTGCAGAGTGCCGGTGAGGATCTTTCCTCACGGTTTCTAATGCGCAAGCTGAACATCCCGGAAAAATACAAAAATACGTTTTACCTTGCGCTGAATCAGCTGCGCAGTGAGAAAAAGGTGAGTGTGGACAGCCGCCATCTGGTGCATTTGCATGCGGACAACAGCCAGCGTGTGCCCGCCGTTATCATCTCCCTTTCCCGCACATTCGCATTTGCACGCCCGGACGACGGGGGCGAGGATCTCTTTCTGCGCGGCGCGGACTTACACGGTGCCTTTCTGGGGGATTCGGTCTTATTGGGAAACATCCGTCAAGGCTTAAAAGGCCCAACCTGCGAAGTGATGGAAATCACTGAGCAGGCTGGTACCATCATCAACGGTTCCATTGTCGATGAGGGCTACGGCCCAGAGCTGCACCCGGACGCCGCCATCCGCTTTAATATTCCCATCGAGGAGTTCACCCACTGCGGGGCTAAAATCGGCGACAAAGTGCAGACCAATGTGCACCGCCTGCCGCGCTCCTCGCACTTTGCCGCGCAGGTGATTAAAACTTACGGTCCGTCGGACTGCGCGCGTATCTGTGCCGATGCAATCATTGACTCTAACGCGATTCGGACGGTTTTTCCGGAAGAAGCGAAAGAGGAAGCTAAGCGCATTGGTTCCCGCGCAATTACGGAAGCGGACTTGCGCGGCCGTGCGGACTTCCGCGACTGGCCGATTTGTACCATTGACAGCGCCAGCGCAAAAGATTTGGATGATGCCATCAGCGTGGTGCGCACCGAAAGCGGTTATCGCCTTGGCGTGCATATCGCGGACGTTTCATACTATGTGCGTCCCGGCACAGCCCTTGACGAAGAAGCCCGCCGGCGGGCAACCTCCGTTTATCTGCCGGATCGCGTGGTGCCGATGCTGCCGGAAGAAATCAGCAACGGTGTCTGTTCGCTGAATGCGGGGACGGACAAGCTCACGTTTTCCGCGGTCATGGAGTTTGACAAAGCCGGTATCATGACGCACTATGAATTTCATAAATCGGTAATTAGCAGCAAGGTGCGCGGCGTTTACGACGAAGTCAATGCGATTTTCGGCGGCACAGCTTCAGAAACGCTGCTGCAAAAATATGCGCCGGTGCTGGAGAGCCTTGCCGCGGCGCGCGAGTTGGCGGGCATTCTGAAAGAGAACGCGCGCAAAGCTGGCAATTTTGACATTGACAGTTCTGAGTCGGATTTCGTACTGGATGAAAACGGAAAATGTATTGATGTGATTCCGCGCCATACCGGCGCCTCTGAGCAGATGATTGAGCAGCTGATGATTGCGGCAAACCAGGCGGCGGCGAAACTGGGCAAAGAGAAGAAATTGCCGTTTGTCTACCGTGTGCATGAGAATCCGGACCCCGACCGCGTCGATTCGCTGAAGGAACTGCTGGTGGCCATCGGGTTGAACCCCGCCTGTCTGGCGCACACTGCCGATGTGACTACGAAGAATTTCGCACAGGTGATGGAGCAGGCCGCCGGAACCCCGAAAGAAAAGGTGGTGTCCCATCAGCTGCTGCGCACCATGGCAAAGGCACGTTACGATACAAAGCCGCTGGGGCATTTCGGGCTGGCACTGGAGGACTACTGCCACTTTACGTCACCAATTCGCCGGTATCCGGACACATCCATTCACCGCATTATGGGCGCATTCTTAGCAGGCGAACCGAAAGCGGAAATTGACCGCAAGTATGCGGAGTTTGCGGAGGAATCCGCCAAACATTCCAGTGAGCGGGAAATCAAAGCGATGAACACCGAGCGCAGTGCCGATGACTGCTACGCTGCCGAATATATGGCGCAGCATCTTGGCGAAACGTATGAGGGAATCATCAGCGGTGTGACCATGCGCGGCGTGTTTGTGCAGCTGCAAAATACGGTGGAGGGCTTTGTTCCGGTTGCGCTGTTTACAGACAAGCACTTTGAATTTGACGGGCAGGTTTCACAGGTTGACGAGGGCACCAGAGAGCGCCTGACGATTGGCGATACGCTTCGTGTGGTAAGTGTAGCGGCGGATGTTTCCAGCGGCCGCATTGACTTTGCACCTGCCGGCTATGAACTGGAAAACGCGAAGTTATAA
- a CDS encoding pro-sigmaK processing inhibitor BofA family protein, which produces MRDILFAVILFGAFLFSAALLAAGKSPRPFVTAAGSVVTGLAALFAVSLTSSFTGVSLPISPISMGVSAFLGIPGVTVLLLLNLIFA; this is translated from the coding sequence GTGAGGGACATCCTTTTTGCTGTCATTCTTTTTGGGGCTTTTTTATTCAGTGCGGCGCTTCTTGCCGCCGGAAAAAGCCCACGTCCTTTTGTCACTGCCGCCGGGAGCGTGGTGACCGGACTTGCGGCGCTGTTTGCCGTCAGCCTGACGAGCAGTTTTACAGGTGTTTCGCTGCCCATTAGTCCGATTTCTATGGGTGTCTCTGCGTTTCTGGGAATTCCGGGGGTGACGGTACTGCTGCTGCTCAATCTGATTTTTGCATAA
- a CDS encoding DUF4364 family protein, translating to MAYDAFTAGVELGGLRNKDEIRILLCYLLSSVNAPLSRDDILQSVQGLGLANYFELTDALEELTENGNLLLQDNCYTASAQARAIAQQLDTALPLSVRDKAVRAALGLLAQARRERENAVDITKCPCGYRVQCHISGGKEEMMSLSLTVPDVLQAQLIKHNFQESPQRVYQMLLALLTDDREMAESLLKE from the coding sequence ATGGCTTACGACGCTTTTACAGCCGGTGTGGAGTTGGGCGGTCTGCGGAACAAGGATGAAATTCGCATTCTGCTGTGCTACCTGCTTTCCAGTGTAAACGCCCCGCTTTCCCGCGATGATATTCTGCAAAGCGTGCAGGGACTGGGACTTGCCAATTATTTTGAGCTGACCGATGCACTGGAGGAACTAACAGAAAACGGCAACCTGCTTTTGCAGGACAACTGCTACACCGCCAGTGCCCAGGCGCGCGCCATTGCACAGCAGCTTGACACAGCGCTGCCGCTCTCCGTACGGGACAAGGCGGTGCGCGCAGCGCTGGGGCTTCTAGCGCAGGCACGCCGAGAGCGTGAAAACGCGGTAGATATTACAAAATGCCCGTGCGGCTACCGGGTGCAGTGTCACATATCCGGTGGCAAGGAGGAAATGATGTCCCTTTCTCTGACCGTACCGGATGTTCTGCAGGCACAGCTGATTAAGCACAACTTTCAGGAATCGCCGCAGCGGGTTTACCAAATGCTGCTTGCACTGCTGACCGATGACCGTGAAATGGCGGAAAGCCTCTTAAAAGAATAA
- a CDS encoding helix-turn-helix domain-containing protein, whose amino-acid sequence MKTPIHLGQQLRTLRTKNGYTQQQVSELLNLDRSTYAYYETNRTTPPLSTLKQIAAIFNVSVATLLENDDNMPLVSDPEGLTFTEFDHNMSHIYELRPEERRLVALFRLSDTETKSEVLTELSDQVQESITQKKR is encoded by the coding sequence ATGAAAACACCGATTCATCTTGGGCAGCAGCTCCGCACCCTGCGGACCAAAAACGGGTACACCCAGCAGCAAGTTAGTGAACTGCTAAACCTGGACCGCTCTACATATGCCTACTACGAAACCAACCGCACCACCCCACCGCTGAGCACCTTAAAGCAGATTGCGGCAATTTTCAATGTATCGGTTGCCACACTGCTGGAAAACGACGACAATATGCCGCTGGTCTCTGACCCGGAGGGGCTGACTTTCACCGAATTTGACCACAATATGTCCCATATTTACGAGCTGCGCCCGGAGGAGCGACGGCTGGTAGCGCTTTTCCGCCTTTCTGATACCGAAACCAAATCCGAAGTGCTCACGGAGCTTTCCGACCAGGTTCAGGAAAGTATAACGCAGAAGAAACGCTGA
- the rpsB gene encoding 30S ribosomal protein S2, protein MSVVSMKQLLEAGVHFGHQTRRWNPKMKQYIFTERNGIYIIDLQKTVRKLEEAYNFVRNLSADGKSVLFVGTKKQAQDSIREEAERAGAYFVNARWLGGMLTNFRTIRRRIDRLKQLQTMKEDGTFDLLPKKEVVKLNLEIEKLEKFLGGIKEMKTLPGALFIVDPRKEHIAVTEARKLHIPIIAIVDTNCDPDEIDYVIPGNDDAIRAVRLISATMANAILEGHEGQQGAAEEAEKTEEETKA, encoded by the coding sequence ATGTCAGTCGTATCTATGAAACAGCTGCTCGAAGCCGGCGTCCATTTCGGTCATCAGACCCGCCGCTGGAACCCGAAGATGAAACAGTACATCTTCACGGAACGCAACGGGATTTACATCATCGACCTGCAGAAGACCGTCCGCAAGCTGGAGGAAGCGTACAACTTTGTGCGCAATCTTTCTGCAGACGGCAAGAGCGTCTTGTTTGTCGGCACCAAGAAACAGGCACAGGACTCCATTCGTGAGGAAGCGGAGCGCGCAGGTGCTTACTTTGTGAATGCCCGCTGGTTGGGCGGTATGCTCACCAACTTCCGTACCATCCGCCGCCGTATTGACCGCCTCAAGCAGCTGCAGACCATGAAAGAGGACGGTACGTTTGACCTACTGCCGAAAAAGGAAGTTGTCAAGCTGAACCTCGAAATCGAAAAGCTGGAGAAATTCCTGGGCGGTATTAAAGAGATGAAAACTCTGCCGGGCGCTCTGTTTATTGTTGACCCGCGCAAAGAGCATATTGCTGTTACAGAGGCTCGCAAGCTCCATATCCCGATTATCGCAATTGTTGATACCAACTGCGACCCGGATGAAATTGATTATGTGATTCCGGGCAATGATGACGCCATCCGCGCAGTGCGGCTGATTTCCGCTACCATGGCGAACGCAATCCTGGAGGGTCACGAGGGCCAGCAGGGCGCTGCAGAAGAAGCGGAGAAAACGGAAGAAGAAACCAAAGCGTAA
- the tsf gene encoding translation elongation factor Ts, with the protein MAFTAKDVKELREKTGCGMMDCKKALTASDGDMEKALDFLREKGLAAATKKAGRIAAEGVAFAKTSADGKVGVAVEVNAETDFVAKNASFQEFVTACADTVLEKNPADVEALLQCQAVGSDKTVDAILKEKILTIGENIKVRRFERVEGHVASYIHAGGKICVLVNFDTTDAIAAKPEFDEMGKNIGMQIAAMNPEYLDDAHVPADVIEREKKIAEEQAAASGKPANVVEKMVAGKVKKTLKEICLVDQEYVKEGKQSVAQYVASVAKALGGEIKITGFVRFVKGEGLEKRQDNFAEEIAGLVK; encoded by the coding sequence ATGGCTTTTACAGCGAAAGACGTGAAGGAACTGCGTGAAAAGACCGGCTGCGGCATGATGGACTGCAAAAAGGCACTTACCGCTTCCGACGGAGATATGGAAAAAGCGCTGGATTTCCTGCGTGAAAAGGGCTTGGCTGCCGCAACCAAAAAGGCGGGTCGTATTGCCGCTGAAGGTGTTGCCTTTGCAAAAACCAGTGCAGATGGCAAAGTCGGCGTTGCCGTGGAAGTAAATGCGGAAACCGACTTCGTGGCAAAAAACGCTTCTTTCCAAGAATTTGTAACGGCTTGCGCCGATACTGTTCTGGAGAAGAATCCGGCAGATGTGGAAGCATTGCTGCAGTGCCAGGCTGTAGGTAGTGACAAGACTGTTGACGCCATTCTGAAAGAAAAAATTCTGACCATTGGCGAAAACATTAAGGTGCGCCGTTTTGAGCGTGTGGAAGGTCATGTGGCTTCTTACATTCATGCAGGCGGAAAAATCTGCGTGTTGGTCAATTTTGACACGACAGATGCGATTGCGGCAAAACCGGAGTTTGACGAAATGGGCAAAAACATCGGGATGCAGATTGCGGCGATGAACCCGGAGTATCTGGATGACGCACATGTACCGGCAGACGTGATTGAGCGTGAGAAGAAGATTGCTGAGGAGCAGGCTGCTGCTTCCGGTAAACCGGCTAATGTGGTTGAAAAAATGGTTGCCGGCAAGGTGAAAAAAACCTTGAAGGAAATCTGCTTGGTTGATCAGGAGTATGTCAAAGAAGGCAAGCAGTCCGTTGCACAGTATGTCGCATCGGTTGCTAAGGCCTTGGGCGGTGAAATCAAGATTACCGGCTTCGTTCGTTTTGTAAAGGGCGAAGGACTTGAGAAACGGCAGGACAACTTTGCTGAAGAAATTGCCGGTTTGGTAAAATAA
- a CDS encoding ADP-ribosylglycohydrolase family protein, which yields MLGSILGDIAGSRFEFSRPTGFNWRTEPLFTTGCRYTDDSVMSIASKYAILTGRSFESAYRLFGRRYPHAGYGAMFQDWLATGSRPYRSCGNGSAMRAGVIGEYFDTLEAVEEKAAESAVCTHNHPQGILGAQAAAAGVFLARSGFDKKEIRKTVQKRYGYNLRLPLALRRPRSQISLTCQGTMPLAFTCFLESTDFESCIRNVFSCLCDTDTVGCIAGAIAEAYYHKTGFDNDQILRQYLIKPVAVGQTDTFLYDWATASADSIQPLKEELS from the coding sequence ATGCTTGGCTCCATTCTAGGCGACATTGCCGGTTCTCGATTTGAGTTCAGCCGGCCCACCGGCTTTAATTGGCGAACCGAACCGCTTTTCACCACAGGCTGCCGCTACACCGACGACAGCGTCATGTCCATCGCCAGCAAGTACGCCATCTTGACTGGCCGCAGCTTTGAAAGCGCCTACCGCCTGTTTGGTCGGCGCTACCCACACGCCGGATATGGTGCCATGTTTCAAGACTGGCTCGCCACCGGCAGCCGACCCTACCGCAGCTGCGGCAACGGTTCTGCCATGCGGGCAGGTGTCATTGGAGAATACTTTGACACGCTGGAAGCTGTCGAAGAAAAAGCAGCGGAAAGCGCAGTCTGCACGCACAACCACCCGCAGGGTATTTTAGGCGCGCAGGCCGCCGCCGCCGGAGTATTTCTTGCGCGCAGCGGATTTGACAAAAAGGAAATCCGCAAAACGGTGCAGAAACGCTACGGCTACAATTTACGCCTTCCTTTAGCTCTGCGCAGGCCGCGCAGCCAGATTTCCCTGACCTGTCAGGGCACCATGCCGCTCGCATTCACCTGCTTTTTGGAAAGCACCGATTTTGAAAGCTGCATTCGCAACGTATTCAGCTGTCTATGTGACACCGATACTGTGGGCTGCATCGCGGGCGCCATTGCCGAAGCCTATTACCACAAAACTGGATTTGACAACGATCAAATTCTGCGCCAGTACCTGATAAAGCCCGTTGCAGTCGGGCAGACGGACACATTTTTATACGACTGGGCCACCGCATCTGCAGACAGCATCCAGCCGCTGAAGGAGGAACTCTCTTGA
- a CDS encoding cold-shock protein, giving the protein MGANTGTVKWFNEAKGYGFISNDDGSGDVFVHFSSILGEGFKTLAEGQKVTYDVEPDPKNSSKFRAANVQGI; this is encoded by the coding sequence ATGGGTGCAAACACTGGTACGGTAAAATGGTTCAATGAGGCAAAAGGCTACGGCTTCATCTCTAATGATGACGGCAGCGGTGACGTGTTCGTGCATTTCTCCAGCATCCTGGGCGAAGGCTTCAAGACTCTGGCAGAAGGCCAGAAGGTCACCTATGATGTAGAGCCCGATCCGAAGAACAGCAGCAAGTTCCGTGCTGCAAACGTTCAGGGCATCTAA
- a CDS encoding type II toxin-antitoxin system RelE/ParE family toxin, with the protein MYKAIFTKQAVKDFEKLKAACLLPKAKALVRNLAQNPYQNSPPYEIGYKNTAGFVPAA; encoded by the coding sequence ATGTATAAAGCGATCTTCACCAAACAGGCAGTCAAGGACTTTGAAAAGCTGAAAGCCGCCTGCCTGCTGCCAAAAGCAAAAGCGTTGGTGAGAAACCTGGCACAAAACCCATACCAGAATTCGCCGCCGTATGAAATCGGGTACAAAAATACCGCCGGGTTTGTGCCGGCGGCTTAA
- a CDS encoding OB-fold protein: MGAYGSPEHLPPNNQNFSYTAGNPPPKKHTGQKVAYAVLFFLSAVFTLCTVSLLCGGYISTGILMAVETLGLMAATHMVHTNIDATNVANGIPTGRIYRKALNGYRSNGAVVNHLNPESAISYFRYHPIKMKSSGKIIAAVVAPFIVCLLISGILPYSSDTTQQVQAGIHLYSSTSPVSKTSTEAEYKASCKTIAFQQIARNPNKYKGQNVKLTATVQQIQDTGDGTQMLLLEADSDSEHTSDSSLYALYTPESENEDRILENDKITVYGVLNGLQTYTTVMGDSRSVPKINIRYRDILASSDSLDS; encoded by the coding sequence ATGGGCGCATACGGTTCACCAGAACATTTGCCGCCAAATAACCAAAACTTTTCTTATACCGCAGGAAACCCACCTCCAAAGAAGCACACCGGGCAAAAGGTCGCCTATGCTGTGTTATTTTTCTTATCAGCTGTATTTACGCTCTGCACGGTTTCACTTCTCTGCGGCGGGTACATCTCCACTGGAATACTCATGGCAGTTGAAACGCTGGGGCTGATGGCTGCTACGCACATGGTTCATACCAACATTGATGCGACAAACGTTGCAAACGGCATACCCACCGGAAGAATTTACAGAAAAGCGCTGAACGGGTATCGTAGCAATGGAGCAGTTGTGAATCATTTGAATCCAGAATCTGCAATTTCATATTTCAGATACCACCCAATCAAGATGAAAAGTTCTGGAAAAATCATAGCAGCTGTCGTTGCCCCCTTCATTGTATGTTTGCTGATTTCAGGGATACTTCCCTATTCCTCTGACACAACGCAGCAGGTTCAGGCTGGCATTCACCTCTACAGCAGTACCTCTCCTGTCAGTAAAACATCCACAGAAGCAGAATACAAGGCTTCTTGCAAGACAATTGCGTTTCAGCAAATTGCTAGAAACCCAAATAAGTACAAAGGACAAAACGTAAAGCTAACTGCAACCGTTCAGCAGATTCAGGACACTGGCGACGGAACGCAAATGCTTTTGTTGGAAGCAGACTCGGACTCTGAACATACGTCTGACAGCTCCTTGTATGCTCTGTACACCCCTGAAAGCGAAAATGAAGACAGGATACTTGAAAACGATAAAATTACCGTATACGGCGTTTTGAATGGTCTGCAAACGTACACCACTGTAATGGGCGATTCCAGAAGCGTTCCTAAAATCAATATACGTTATCGTGACATTCTCGCTTCGTCTGATTCCCTTGATTCTTAA